In Alistipes ihumii AP11, a genomic segment contains:
- a CDS encoding indolepyruvate ferredoxin oxidoreductase subunit alpha has translation MAYKISEDTCTACGTCIDECPVEAISAGDVYKIDPSVCTECGTCADVCPTESIHLE, from the coding sequence ATGGCTTACAAAATCAGCGAAGATACCTGCACCGCATGCGGTACTTGTATCGACGAATGTCCGGTTGAAGCGATCTCCGCAGGAGACGTTTACAAGATCGATCCCAGCGTCTGCACCGAGTGCGGAACCTGCGCCGACGTCTGCCCGACCGAATCGATTCACTTGGAATAA
- a CDS encoding ferritin-like domain-containing protein yields the protein MKQETAEVLNLDVQKLTEMLNQALAEEWLAYYQYWVGARVMEGPMRSEIESELLEHADEELEHAGKLITRIIQLGGTPVLSPDEWTRMARCRYEVPSDPYIETILEQNLRSERCAIKRYQDIADFTSGIDYTTAKMAVEILEDELDHEEDILSYQHDIAALKRTIDKMIR from the coding sequence ATGAAACAGGAGACTGCGGAGGTTCTGAACCTCGACGTACAAAAACTGACCGAAATGCTGAACCAGGCGCTGGCCGAAGAATGGCTCGCCTATTACCAATACTGGGTCGGGGCCCGCGTCATGGAGGGCCCGATGCGCAGCGAGATCGAGTCGGAGCTGCTCGAGCATGCCGACGAGGAGCTCGAACATGCTGGGAAACTGATTACGCGCATCATTCAGCTCGGCGGAACGCCCGTGCTGAGTCCCGACGAGTGGACCCGAATGGCGCGCTGCCGGTACGAAGTTCCCAGCGACCCGTACATCGAAACGATCCTCGAGCAGAACCTCCGCAGCGAGCGCTGCGCGATCAAGCGCTATCAGGACATCGCCGACTTCACGAGCGGCATCGACTATACGACCGCCAAAATGGCCGTCGAGATACTCGAAGACGAGCTCGACCACGAGGAAGATATACTCTCTTACCAGCACGATATCGCCGCTCTGAAAAGAACGATCGACAAGATGATCCGATAG
- a CDS encoding tetratricopeptide repeat protein codes for MTEKHKSQTEDPEVAIQSAIGRVEGFIMNNGRSLLTALIVVVVVVGGFFGYKYLISGPRAEKAAAMMFVAEQQFAVDSFALALNGDGNFAGFLEVIDRYGSTDEGNLARHYAGICYLRLGEYQRALDYLKEYSASTKSVPEALLAAQNCGLQGDAYAQLENYAEAVRMYEKAVAASDNSLSAPYYLKKAGGVYEKLGDYAKALAAYERISDDYPASMEARDIQKYIGRIQQQM; via the coding sequence ATGACGGAGAAACACAAATCGCAGACCGAGGATCCCGAAGTGGCTATTCAGTCGGCTATCGGCCGGGTCGAGGGTTTTATCATGAACAACGGCCGCTCGTTGCTTACGGCGCTGATCGTGGTGGTCGTGGTGGTCGGCGGTTTTTTCGGATATAAGTACCTGATCTCCGGTCCGCGTGCCGAAAAGGCGGCGGCCATGATGTTCGTAGCCGAGCAGCAGTTCGCCGTCGACTCGTTCGCGCTGGCGCTCAACGGCGACGGCAACTTCGCCGGGTTCCTCGAGGTGATCGACCGCTACGGCTCGACCGACGAGGGCAATTTGGCACGTCACTATGCCGGAATTTGCTATCTGAGGCTGGGCGAGTATCAGCGGGCACTCGATTACCTGAAGGAATATTCCGCCTCGACCAAGTCGGTTCCCGAGGCGCTTTTGGCCGCGCAGAACTGCGGCCTGCAGGGCGATGCTTACGCGCAGTTGGAGAATTACGCCGAGGCGGTCCGGATGTACGAGAAGGCCGTTGCTGCGAGCGACAACTCGCTTTCGGCACCCTACTATCTGAAAAAGGCGGGAGGCGTGTACGAGAAGCTCGGCGATTACGCCAAGGCCCTGGCTGCCTACGAGAGGATCAGCGACGACTATCCCGCCAGCATGGAGGCGCGCGACATACAGAAGTATATCGGGCGTATCCAGCAGCAGATGTAA
- a CDS encoding arsenate reductase family protein gives MKYLFLHYPACGTCRKAARWLAEHGVEAESRDIVLSNPGRDELSQWIATSGLPARKFFNTSGQRYKELNLKEKVAKASDGELIALLATEGKLVKRPLLVGPDFVLVGFREEQWQEKLLGR, from the coding sequence ATGAAATACCTGTTCTTGCACTACCCCGCCTGCGGCACCTGTCGCAAAGCGGCCCGCTGGCTCGCCGAGCACGGCGTGGAAGCCGAATCCCGCGACATAGTCCTGTCGAACCCCGGACGCGACGAACTGTCGCAGTGGATCGCCACGAGCGGACTGCCGGCACGCAAATTCTTCAACACGAGCGGACAGCGCTACAAGGAACTGAATCTGAAAGAAAAAGTCGCCAAAGCGTCGGACGGGGAGCTGATCGCTCTGCTTGCGACGGAAGGAAAGCTCGTCAAGCGACCGTTGCTCGTCGGCCCCGACTTCGTGCTGGTAGGCTTCCGCGAGGAGCAATGGCAGGAAAAACTGCTCGGCCGCTAA
- a CDS encoding CofH family radical SAM protein, with the protein MEKIYRKALALDLLTADEALVLYESGPLDELMSLAWELRQKHVPGRTVTWQIDRNVNITNVCISGCKFCNFHCKPHDRERAYVTTIDQYVRKIDETLALGGDQLLLQGGLHPKLGIDFYENLFRELKRLYPTLKLHALGAPEVAHIARISSLDDETTLRRLMDAGLDSLPGAGAEILDNGVRRAISPGKPDADRWLSVMRTAHRLGLPTSATMMYGHVETPRQRVEHLIKIRDLQAECPPGRYGFVAFIPWIFRSSGTRLEKEGVDAFFSPLEYLRIIALSRIVLSDIRHIQASWLTVGKQTAQIALHGGADDMGSIMIEENVVSSAGARNRLDAEGIRRAIREAGFTPRLRDQLYRFRE; encoded by the coding sequence ATGGAAAAAATCTACCGCAAAGCCCTCGCTCTCGATCTCCTGACCGCCGACGAAGCCCTCGTCCTTTATGAATCGGGGCCGCTGGACGAACTGATGTCGCTGGCATGGGAGCTGAGGCAAAAGCACGTGCCGGGCCGTACGGTCACATGGCAGATCGACCGCAACGTCAATATTACGAACGTCTGCATCTCGGGCTGCAAGTTCTGCAATTTCCACTGCAAGCCGCACGACCGGGAAAGGGCCTATGTGACGACGATCGACCAGTACGTGCGGAAAATCGACGAGACGCTCGCTCTGGGGGGCGACCAGTTGCTGCTGCAGGGCGGACTGCATCCCAAGCTCGGCATCGACTTTTACGAGAACCTGTTCCGCGAGCTCAAGAGGCTTTATCCCACGCTGAAGCTGCACGCTCTCGGCGCACCCGAGGTCGCCCACATCGCCCGCATCAGCTCGCTCGACGACGAGACGACGCTGCGCCGGCTGATGGACGCCGGCCTCGATTCGCTGCCCGGAGCCGGGGCCGAGATTCTCGATAACGGCGTGCGGCGGGCCATATCGCCCGGAAAGCCCGACGCCGACCGCTGGCTGTCGGTCATGCGCACGGCCCACCGGCTCGGGCTGCCCACGTCGGCCACGATGATGTACGGCCACGTCGAGACGCCGCGCCAGCGCGTCGAGCACCTGATCAAGATCCGCGACCTGCAGGCCGAATGCCCTCCCGGCCGGTACGGATTCGTCGCCTTCATCCCGTGGATTTTCCGCAGCAGCGGAACCCGGCTCGAAAAGGAAGGCGTCGACGCCTTCTTCTCTCCGCTCGAATACCTGCGCATCATCGCGCTGAGCCGCATCGTGCTCTCCGATATCCGCCACATACAGGCATCCTGGCTCACCGTAGGCAAGCAGACGGCTCAGATCGCCCTGCACGGAGGAGCCGACGACATGGGCTCGATCATGATCGAGGAAAACGTCGTCTCGTCGGCCGGAGCCCGCAACCGGCTCGATGCCGAAGGCATCCGCCGCGCGATCCGCGAGGCGGGTTTCACGCCCCGGCTGCGAGACCAGCTCTACCGGTTCAGGGAATAG
- a CDS encoding DUF721 domain-containing protein, giving the protein MRRRDPVRIGDALNDFFSSTPVIARKIAEAKIPDLWPVLVGNVIASYTTKIELRTGGRLFVHLSSSVARNEVFMRRSALMDAINEASGIRIVSSVIVK; this is encoded by the coding sequence ATGAGGCGCAGGGACCCCGTACGCATAGGCGACGCGCTGAACGACTTTTTCAGCTCCACGCCCGTCATCGCCCGCAAGATCGCCGAGGCGAAGATTCCCGACCTGTGGCCCGTTCTGGTGGGAAACGTCATCGCCTCCTATACGACGAAAATCGAGCTTCGGACAGGCGGACGCCTGTTCGTTCATCTCAGCTCGTCGGTGGCGCGCAACGAGGTATTCATGCGGCGTTCCGCGCTGATGGACGCGATCAACGAGGCCTCGGGCATCCGGATCGTATCGTCCGTCATCGTCAAATAG
- the recF gene encoding DNA replication/repair protein RecF (All proteins in this family for which functions are known are DNA-binding proteins that assist the filamentation of RecA onto DNA for the initiation of recombination or recombinational repair.) → MYLQRLSLIDFKNVGEAQIELSPQINCMVGDNGTGKTNLLDAVHYLSMCKSAFGLSDTQCVRHGSEAFLVDGRYGEPATDRTERIVCSFKKGGQKKLCRNGKEYEKLSDHIGLIPLVLVTPSDTALINESGEERRKYLNSFISQLDREYLSALVRYNRLLAERNKLLKRQQSPGFEELIEVFDAQLCPLAATLWQKRKELVSELAPVVAGYYAALSGDRERVGLGYRSELNERPMDRILRETAQRDRINQFTSGGVHRDDMLMSIGDYPLRKYGSQGQQKSFLVALKLAQYDIVAARCGSRPILLLDDIFDKLDLQRVGELIRIVADKRFGQILITDCNQTRLEGILRESGCAYKLFRVSGGIVEES, encoded by the coding sequence ATGTACCTTCAGCGACTTTCCCTGATCGACTTCAAGAACGTCGGCGAGGCCCAGATCGAGCTCTCGCCGCAGATCAACTGCATGGTCGGCGACAACGGGACCGGCAAGACGAATCTGCTCGACGCGGTCCACTACCTTTCGATGTGCAAGAGCGCCTTCGGCCTGTCCGACACCCAGTGCGTGCGGCACGGCAGCGAGGCGTTCCTCGTGGACGGTCGCTACGGCGAGCCTGCGACAGATCGCACCGAGCGTATCGTATGCTCGTTCAAGAAAGGAGGCCAAAAGAAGCTTTGCCGCAACGGCAAGGAGTACGAGAAGCTGTCGGACCACATCGGCCTGATTCCGCTGGTTCTGGTCACGCCGTCCGACACGGCGCTGATCAACGAGTCGGGCGAGGAGCGCCGCAAATACCTCAACAGCTTCATCTCCCAGCTCGACCGCGAATATCTCTCGGCGCTGGTGCGGTACAACCGGCTGCTGGCCGAGCGCAACAAGCTGCTCAAACGGCAGCAGTCGCCCGGATTCGAGGAGCTGATCGAGGTCTTCGACGCGCAACTTTGCCCGCTCGCCGCGACGCTTTGGCAAAAGCGGAAGGAGCTCGTCTCGGAACTCGCCCCCGTCGTGGCCGGGTATTACGCGGCGCTGTCGGGCGACCGCGAGCGGGTCGGCCTCGGCTACCGCTCGGAGCTCAACGAGCGTCCGATGGACCGGATCCTGCGCGAGACGGCCCAGCGGGACCGGATCAACCAGTTCACTTCCGGGGGCGTACACCGCGACGACATGCTGATGAGCATAGGCGACTACCCGCTGCGCAAATACGGCTCGCAGGGACAGCAGAAGTCGTTTCTGGTCGCGCTGAAGCTGGCGCAGTACGACATCGTGGCCGCTCGGTGCGGCTCCCGGCCGATCCTGCTGCTGGACGACATATTCGACAAGCTCGACCTGCAACGGGTCGGCGAGCTGATCCGCATCGTAGCCGACAAGCGGTTCGGCCAGATACTGATTACGGACTGCAACCAAACGCGGCTCGAAGGCATATTGCGCGAAAGCGGGTGCGCGTACAAGCTGTTCCGGGTATCCGGAGGAATCGTGGAGGAATCATGA
- the miaB gene encoding tRNA (N6-isopentenyl adenosine(37)-C2)-methylthiotransferase MiaB: MEFRPENLRSLRPLAGDGSKLYIETYGCQMNAGDSEIVLSILQDEGYRYTERVEEADVILLNTCSIRDNAEQRIRSRLRELGPFKRKKPGVRIGILGCMAERLKERLLEGDSPVDVVAGPDAYRDLPRLLRQARDGARSVNVLLSQEETYAEISPVRLDRNGVSAFVSIMRGCNNMCSYCVVPYTRGAERSRDPQSILREVGELFGAGYREVTLLGQNVNSYRWERDGKTTDFAGLLEQVASVDPLLRVRFSTSHPKDLSDELLHAMARHPNICRAIHLPAQSGNSRILELMNRKYTREWYLGRIEAIRRILPDCAISTDLIAGFCTETEQEHRDTLSLMREVGYEFAFMFKYSERPNTKAARHMADDVPENVKTARLTQIIELQNELSLESNRRDVGRTFEVLVEGVSKRRDDQLFGRTSQNKVVVFDRGTHRAGEYVTVRITGCTSATLTGEALSVRDGGMPGH; this comes from the coding sequence ATGGAATTCCGCCCAGAGAATCTCCGCTCGCTCCGTCCGCTCGCGGGCGACGGCAGCAAGCTCTATATCGAAACTTACGGCTGCCAGATGAACGCGGGCGACAGCGAAATCGTGCTGTCGATCCTCCAAGACGAAGGCTACCGTTACACCGAGCGCGTCGAAGAAGCCGACGTGATTCTGCTGAACACCTGCTCGATCCGCGACAACGCGGAACAACGCATTCGGTCCCGGCTGCGCGAACTGGGCCCTTTCAAGAGAAAAAAGCCCGGCGTACGGATCGGCATACTGGGTTGCATGGCCGAGCGGCTCAAGGAGCGACTGCTCGAGGGCGACAGTCCGGTCGACGTCGTGGCGGGACCGGACGCCTACCGCGACCTGCCCCGCCTCCTCCGGCAAGCGCGCGACGGAGCCCGGTCGGTCAACGTGCTGCTGTCGCAGGAGGAGACCTATGCCGAGATCTCGCCCGTGCGGCTCGACCGCAACGGCGTCAGCGCTTTCGTGTCGATCATGCGCGGCTGTAACAACATGTGCTCGTACTGCGTGGTGCCCTACACCCGGGGAGCCGAGCGTTCGCGCGACCCGCAGTCGATCCTGCGCGAGGTAGGAGAACTGTTCGGCGCGGGCTACCGCGAGGTGACGCTGCTCGGCCAAAACGTCAACTCGTACCGCTGGGAGCGCGACGGGAAGACGACCGACTTCGCGGGCCTGCTCGAGCAAGTGGCTTCCGTCGATCCGCTGCTGCGGGTGCGCTTCTCGACCTCCCACCCCAAGGACCTGAGCGACGAACTGCTCCACGCGATGGCCAGACATCCGAACATCTGCCGCGCCATTCACCTGCCCGCCCAGTCGGGCAACTCCCGGATACTGGAACTGATGAACCGCAAGTACACGCGCGAATGGTATCTCGGCCGAATCGAGGCGATCCGCCGCATCCTGCCCGACTGCGCGATCTCGACCGACCTGATCGCGGGATTCTGCACCGAGACCGAGCAGGAACACCGCGACACGCTGTCGCTGATGCGGGAGGTGGGCTACGAGTTCGCCTTCATGTTCAAATACTCGGAGCGGCCGAATACGAAAGCCGCGAGGCACATGGCCGACGACGTGCCCGAAAACGTGAAGACGGCGCGGCTGACGCAAATCATCGAGCTGCAGAACGAGCTGTCGCTCGAAAGCAACCGCCGCGACGTAGGCCGCACGTTCGAGGTGCTCGTCGAAGGAGTCTCCAAGCGACGCGACGACCAGCTGTTCGGCCGCACGTCGCAGAACAAGGTCGTCGTATTCGACCGAGGCACCCACCGGGCCGGAGAATACGTGACGGTCCGCATCACCGGCTGTACGTCGGCCACGCTGACCGGCGAAGCGCTTTCGGTCCGGGACGGCGGGATGCCCGGACACTGA
- a CDS encoding fibronectin type III domain-containing protein, translated as MKRLLCVFCLMAACLALVCCTEDRTGGGEPLPAPAPENLTAQEGDGQVALRWTEPVSDGLLEYDVRWNPGGGQRTMHVGFNYLVVDGLANGTEYAFSVTAVYADGRRSDSVSVKAVPHVGPWPEEGVNGTYINNGIVQLGVDMDRGGAVFHFSEVNTKRNLLNHADEGRFIQQSYYGEADGSDWNGQSWVWNPIQGGGCRGEKARVISQEITENSIRVVSTPVHWATGEAVTDCEMEERITLDGRIARIHYTFRNTGPGATDHPATSQEMPAVFVDYALKNLVYYDGSSPWTGGPLRRDVPGWPNEERTRTEHWAAYVDDSDWGIGVYTPGTPLSTTYRFDGPSGPTGGGCSYFAPIRNFAVAKGLVLEYDVYLYIGTVEEIRSAFDAIRTDGWEIDDSGFPEGYLYVKESSGVAVEELESSPSEGYTYRWTATSGEASVTTQRIAAAIPGPVLTFMYKSDRDVPLSVVLDEDSQTPVRIEPLTASSDWRLYEFDMGQAVEQCGWGSIGSRMQLLLGGGAGAVLEIKQLHMRERNAHENELASALFIELQEPRSDLERFEDLTDYFSYETGFAYLLQAEKGGVDPYIHTAARSRAIASDENHLSFEYKCEKGGTVELFLKIIAGGSIPGLSFPAASDWTPITFDLSEGKASVLEKFPDACSAGGRMRFDIDGTDGAPLYIRAIRIHR; from the coding sequence ATGAAGCGTTTGTTATGTGTTTTCTGCTTGATGGCGGCCTGCCTGGCGCTCGTTTGCTGTACCGAGGATCGGACCGGGGGAGGCGAGCCGCTTCCGGCGCCCGCTCCCGAAAACTTGACTGCTCAAGAGGGGGACGGACAGGTCGCTCTGCGCTGGACGGAACCCGTAAGCGACGGTTTGTTGGAGTACGATGTCCGCTGGAATCCGGGCGGAGGGCAGAGGACGATGCACGTCGGGTTCAACTATCTGGTCGTCGACGGACTGGCCAACGGAACCGAATACGCTTTTTCCGTGACCGCCGTGTATGCCGACGGCCGGCGCTCGGATTCCGTCTCGGTCAAGGCCGTTCCGCATGTCGGACCTTGGCCCGAGGAGGGTGTGAACGGGACCTATATCAACAACGGGATCGTTCAGCTCGGCGTCGATATGGATCGCGGCGGAGCCGTTTTCCATTTTTCCGAAGTGAATACGAAGCGCAATCTGCTCAATCATGCCGACGAGGGCCGGTTTATCCAACAGTCTTATTACGGGGAGGCCGACGGCAGCGATTGGAACGGCCAAAGCTGGGTATGGAATCCGATTCAGGGCGGGGGATGTCGCGGAGAGAAAGCCCGGGTTATTTCTCAGGAGATTACCGAGAACAGTATTCGCGTCGTCTCGACGCCCGTTCATTGGGCGACCGGCGAGGCCGTGACGGACTGCGAGATGGAAGAGCGCATCACGCTCGACGGCCGGATCGCCCGCATTCATTATACGTTCCGCAACACCGGGCCCGGGGCGACCGATCATCCGGCTACCAGTCAGGAGATGCCGGCCGTTTTCGTCGATTATGCCCTGAAGAATCTGGTCTACTACGACGGTTCCTCGCCCTGGACCGGAGGTCCGCTGCGCAGGGACGTGCCGGGCTGGCCGAACGAGGAGCGGACGCGGACCGAACATTGGGCCGCTTATGTCGACGACAGCGACTGGGGCATAGGCGTGTATACGCCGGGCACGCCGCTCTCGACGACTTATCGTTTCGACGGGCCTTCCGGGCCGACCGGAGGCGGATGTTCCTATTTCGCCCCGATCCGTAACTTCGCCGTCGCGAAGGGGCTGGTGCTTGAGTACGACGTTTATCTGTATATAGGGACGGTAGAGGAGATTCGCAGCGCGTTCGATGCGATACGGACCGACGGCTGGGAAATCGACGACAGCGGTTTTCCTGAAGGTTATCTCTACGTGAAGGAGAGCAGCGGAGTCGCGGTCGAGGAGCTCGAATCGTCGCCGTCGGAGGGCTACACCTACCGCTGGACCGCGACAAGCGGCGAGGCGTCGGTGACTACGCAGCGCATAGCTGCCGCTATACCCGGTCCGGTGCTGACCTTCATGTACAAGAGCGATCGGGACGTGCCTCTTTCGGTCGTTCTCGACGAAGATTCGCAGACTCCGGTCCGGATCGAGCCGCTGACCGCTTCTTCCGACTGGCGCCTCTACGAATTCGATATGGGGCAGGCGGTCGAGCAGTGCGGATGGGGCAGTATCGGCTCGCGCATGCAGCTGTTGCTGGGCGGAGGTGCCGGTGCCGTGTTGGAGATAAAGCAGTTGCATATGCGGGAGCGAAACGCCCATGAAAACGAGCTGGCTTCGGCTCTGTTCATCGAGCTGCAGGAGCCCCGGTCCGATCTCGAACGGTTCGAGGATTTGACGGATTATTTCAGTTACGAAACCGGGTTCGCCTATCTGTTGCAGGCTGAAAAGGGCGGCGTCGATCCGTATATTCATACGGCGGCCAGGAGTCGGGCGATCGCTTCGGACGAAAACCATCTTTCTTTCGAATACAAATGCGAAAAAGGCGGTACCGTAGAGCTTTTTCTCAAAATAATTGCCGGAGGATCGATCCCGGGGCTTTCGTTCCCTGCGGCTTCCGATTGGACTCCTATTACGTTCGATCTGAGCGAGGGAAAGGCGTCCGTGCTGGAAAAGTTTCCCGATGCGTGTAGCGCTGGAGGCCGGATGCGGTTCGACATCGATGGAACGGACGGGGCCCCGCTGTACATTCGGGCTATCCGTATTCATAGATAG
- the plsY gene encoding glycerol-3-phosphate 1-O-acyltransferase PlsY encodes MALNVFFILVAYVLGSIPSAVWIGKRFYGIDVREHGSRNAGATNTLRVLGARAALPVFAIDILKGFAAVMLAHLSGYEAGSSQMFNLKIALVAAAVAGHILPLFADFRGGKGVATLAGAVLAVYPGAVLLCLIVFAVVFGLTHYVSLGSMSAGVAFPIFILILKRQPPVSLVVFGCVIALLLLFTHRKNIRRLLTRSESKTYLFKHKG; translated from the coding sequence ATGGCTTTGAACGTATTTTTCATTCTGGTGGCCTATGTGCTGGGGTCGATTCCGAGCGCCGTATGGATCGGCAAGCGTTTTTACGGCATCGACGTCCGGGAACACGGCAGCCGCAACGCCGGGGCGACCAATACGCTCCGGGTGTTGGGCGCGCGGGCCGCGCTGCCGGTTTTCGCAATCGACATACTGAAGGGCTTCGCTGCCGTCATGCTGGCGCACTTGTCCGGCTACGAGGCCGGCAGCAGCCAGATGTTCAACCTGAAGATAGCGCTTGTGGCCGCCGCCGTGGCGGGGCACATCCTGCCGCTGTTCGCCGATTTCCGCGGAGGCAAGGGGGTCGCCACGCTGGCCGGAGCCGTGCTGGCCGTATACCCGGGTGCCGTTCTGCTCTGCCTGATCGTTTTCGCCGTCGTTTTCGGATTGACGCACTACGTGTCGCTCGGCTCGATGAGCGCCGGGGTAGCGTTTCCGATATTCATCCTGATTCTGAAGCGGCAGCCTCCGGTCTCGCTCGTAGTGTTCGGTTGCGTGATCGCCCTGCTGCTACTGTTTACGCATCGCAAGAATATACGTCGTTTGTTGACTCGCAGCGAGTCGAAGACCTACCTGTTCAAGCACAAGGGCTGA
- a CDS encoding YitT family protein, producing the protein MEMVSKFYDKLLARQSLSSWFCVILGSVILSAGFVLFMNPYRVVPGGVYGTGIVLHALVPSVQVGTFGLMLDIPLLLIGLKVFGRMFGVKTVCSALLIPVVMNGMTYLIGENPATMFGGNMNLSQDMFLVCIFGGVFLGCGTGLIIKGHATSGGTDIIAMLLTRYTRMRFSRAILLVDSCIIVFGMVVLGDWRLPLYSLITIFVSSRIIDYIIDGPSYDKLLFIISDRQDEIREFILDKMDRGGTYIKSTGMYTAQQRDMIFLVVSRNEVSMLQNMIHQIDPASFVVIVDAYETYGDGFKAFPEKK; encoded by the coding sequence ATGGAAATGGTATCGAAATTCTACGACAAGCTGCTTGCCCGGCAATCGCTGAGCTCGTGGTTCTGCGTCATTCTGGGCAGCGTGATCCTGTCGGCCGGCTTCGTGCTGTTCATGAACCCGTACAGGGTCGTTCCCGGAGGCGTGTACGGCACCGGTATCGTGCTGCACGCGCTCGTACCCTCGGTTCAGGTCGGAACGTTCGGTCTGATGCTCGACATTCCGCTGCTGCTGATCGGACTGAAAGTGTTCGGCCGGATGTTCGGCGTCAAGACGGTCTGCTCGGCCCTGCTGATTCCGGTAGTCATGAACGGCATGACCTACCTCATAGGGGAAAACCCGGCCACGATGTTCGGAGGCAACATGAACCTTTCGCAGGACATGTTTCTGGTCTGCATCTTCGGCGGCGTGTTTCTGGGCTGCGGTACGGGCCTGATCATCAAGGGGCATGCCACTTCGGGCGGAACCGACATCATCGCCATGCTGCTGACGCGCTACACGCGGATGCGCTTTTCGCGGGCCATCCTGCTCGTCGACTCGTGTATCATCGTCTTCGGTATGGTCGTTTTGGGCGACTGGCGTTTGCCGCTCTACTCGCTAATCACTATCTTTGTGTCGTCGCGGATCATCGACTACATCATCGACGGCCCCAGCTACGACAAGCTGCTTTTCATCATATCCGACCGTCAGGACGAAATCCGGGAATTCATCCTCGACAAGATGGACCGGGGAGGAACCTATATCAAGTCCACCGGCATGTATACCGCTCAGCAGCGCGACATGATCTTTCTGGTGGTGAGCCGCAACGAGGTGTCGATGCTCCAGAACATGATTCACCAGATCGATCCGGCGTCGTTCGTCGTGATCGTGGACGCATACGAAACCTACGGGGACGGCTTCAAGGCGTTCCCCGAAAAAAAATGA
- the ribH gene encoding 6,7-dimethyl-8-ribityllumazine synthase, with protein MATIHRNLSRLDPQLPSAADMKFGIVVSQWNPQITGALLEGAVRTLRAAGCEEQNIIVKEVPGTFELALGAQYFAEYTDVDGVIVLGCVIQGETRHFDYVCQGVTQGVTQLMLSSNMPVAFGVLTTENLQQAIDRAGGKYGNKGDEAAMAAIRMVALQIEMAPDESEDDRKKVN; from the coding sequence ATGGCAACAATACACAGAAATCTCTCCCGGCTCGACCCGCAGCTGCCGTCGGCAGCCGACATGAAGTTCGGAATCGTCGTTTCCCAGTGGAATCCGCAGATTACCGGCGCTCTGCTCGAAGGGGCCGTCCGTACGCTGCGCGCGGCGGGTTGCGAGGAGCAGAATATCATCGTCAAGGAAGTTCCCGGAACATTCGAACTGGCGCTCGGAGCCCAGTATTTCGCCGAGTATACCGATGTGGACGGCGTGATCGTGCTGGGCTGCGTCATTCAAGGAGAAACCCGTCATTTCGACTATGTGTGTCAGGGCGTGACGCAGGGCGTGACCCAGCTGATGCTATCGTCGAACATGCCGGTGGCTTTCGGCGTGCTGACGACCGAGAATCTGCAGCAGGCGATCGACCGGGCCGGGGGCAAGTACGGCAACAAGGGCGACGAGGCCGCTATGGCGGCGATCCGCATGGTCGCCCTGCAGATCGAAATGGCACCTGACGAGAGCGAAGACGACCGCAAGAAAGTCAATTGA